Proteins from a genomic interval of Amycolatopsis sp. cg13:
- the galK gene encoding galactokinase — protein sequence MTPATDAARAFREVHGRAPAGVWSAPGRVNLIGEHTDYNDGFVLPFALPHRLAAAASPRQDGKLQVATLGDDGQLQHSGPHDIAALEPGSVPGWAAYPAGVAWVLRDQGFADGADLVIAGDVPSGAGLSSSHALECAVSLALLGVAGVELEDGGANTPARPEIARWVQRSENDFVGAPTGLLDQTASLCCEDSRVLFLDVRSGEMEQVPFPLGEAGLRVLIMDTRTKHSHTDGGYGARRRGTERAAELLGVKALRDVALDGLDEALARLPEDLVPLVRHVVTENQRVLDVVALLREKKLAEIGPYLDASHVSMRDDYRISTPELDLAVDSARSAGALGARMTGGGFGGSAIALVRDDDLDGVRTAVETACEQAGFRRPRMFTAVPSRGAGRDEA from the coding sequence GTGACCCCGGCGACCGACGCGGCGCGCGCGTTCCGGGAGGTCCACGGGCGGGCCCCGGCAGGCGTGTGGTCCGCGCCGGGCCGGGTGAACCTGATCGGCGAGCACACCGACTACAACGACGGTTTCGTGCTGCCCTTCGCGCTCCCGCACCGGCTCGCCGCGGCCGCGTCCCCGCGCCAGGACGGCAAGCTCCAGGTCGCCACCCTCGGCGACGACGGGCAGCTGCAGCACTCCGGCCCGCACGACATCGCCGCGCTCGAACCGGGTTCGGTGCCCGGATGGGCCGCGTATCCCGCCGGGGTGGCGTGGGTGCTGCGCGACCAGGGTTTCGCCGACGGAGCGGACCTGGTCATCGCCGGCGACGTGCCTTCCGGGGCCGGGCTTTCCTCCTCTCACGCGCTGGAATGCGCGGTTTCGCTGGCGTTGCTGGGCGTGGCCGGGGTGGAACTCGAAGACGGCGGAGCGAACACTCCCGCGCGTCCGGAGATCGCGCGCTGGGTGCAGCGGTCGGAAAACGACTTCGTCGGCGCGCCCACCGGGCTGCTCGACCAGACGGCGTCGCTGTGCTGCGAGGACTCGCGGGTGCTGTTCCTCGACGTCCGCTCGGGCGAGATGGAGCAGGTGCCGTTCCCGCTCGGCGAGGCCGGGCTCCGGGTGCTGATCATGGACACCCGCACCAAGCATTCCCACACCGACGGCGGCTACGGCGCGCGGCGGCGCGGCACCGAGCGCGCGGCGGAACTGCTCGGCGTGAAGGCGCTGCGCGACGTCGCGCTCGACGGCCTCGACGAAGCCCTCGCGCGACTGCCCGAGGACCTGGTTCCGCTGGTGCGCCATGTGGTCACCGAGAATCAGCGGGTGCTCGACGTGGTCGCGTTGCTGCGCGAGAAGAAGCTCGCCGAAATCGGGCCGTACCTCGACGCCTCGCACGTGAGCATGCGCGACGACTACCGCATCTCGACGCCCGAACTGGACCTCGCGGTCGACTCGGCCCGGTCGGCCGGCGCGCTGGGCGCGCGGATGACCGGCGGCGGGTTCGGCGGCTCGGCGATCGCGCTGGTCCGCGACGACGATCTGGACGGAGTGCGCACCGCGGTCGAAACCGCCTGCGAGCAGGCCGGGTTCCGCCGCCCGCGGATGTTCACCGCGGTGCCGTCGCGCGGCGCGGGCCGCGACGAGGCCTGA
- the galE gene encoding UDP-glucose 4-epimerase GalE yields MTDQQSPLKLIVTGGAGYVGSVCAARLIEAGHQVTVVDDLSTGHADAVHPQARFVEGDAAEVAADILGEGFDGVLHFAAKSLVGESMADPAKYWEGNVVTSLRLLEAMKKHGTPRLVFSSTAATYGEPDVSPIPETAPTQPTNTYGASKLAIDHAITSFARAHGLAAVSLRYFNVAGAYGAFGERHTTETHLIPLVLQVATGDREHISIYGDDYPTPDKTAVRDYIHVVDLADAHLLALRHAAAGEHRIYNLGSGTGFSVLEVVEACRRVTGHAIPAVVAPRRAGDPSVLVASSDKANGELGWTPKLTDLDGIVSDAWQFTQSRLS; encoded by the coding sequence GTGACGGACCAGCAAAGCCCCCTGAAGCTCATCGTGACGGGCGGCGCGGGGTACGTGGGCAGCGTGTGCGCCGCCCGCCTCATCGAAGCGGGTCACCAGGTCACCGTGGTGGACGACCTGTCGACCGGGCACGCGGACGCGGTGCACCCGCAGGCGCGTTTCGTCGAGGGCGACGCCGCCGAGGTCGCCGCGGACATTCTCGGCGAGGGTTTCGACGGCGTGCTGCACTTCGCCGCGAAGTCGCTGGTGGGCGAGTCGATGGCCGACCCGGCGAAGTACTGGGAAGGCAACGTGGTGACCTCGCTGCGACTGCTGGAGGCGATGAAGAAGCACGGCACGCCTCGCCTGGTGTTCTCCTCGACCGCGGCGACCTACGGCGAGCCCGACGTGTCGCCGATCCCGGAAACGGCCCCGACGCAGCCGACCAATACGTATGGCGCGTCGAAGCTCGCCATCGACCACGCGATCACCAGCTTCGCCCGCGCCCACGGCCTGGCCGCGGTCAGCCTGCGGTACTTCAACGTGGCCGGTGCCTACGGCGCGTTCGGCGAACGGCACACCACCGAAACCCATCTCATTCCTCTCGTTCTCCAGGTCGCGACCGGCGACCGCGAACACATCTCCATCTACGGCGACGACTACCCGACGCCCGACAAAACGGCCGTCCGCGACTACATCCACGTGGTCGACCTCGCCGACGCCCACCTCCTCGCCCTGCGCCACGCCGCCGCCGGCGAGCACCGCATCTACAACCTCGGCAGCGGCACCGGCTTCTCGGTGCTGGAGGTCGTGGAGGCCTGCCGCCGGGTGACCGGGCACGCGATCCCCGCCGTGGTGGCCCCGCGCCGCGCGGGCGACCCGTCGGTGCTGGTGGCGTCGAGCGACAAGGCCAACGGAGAACTCGGCTGGACGCCCAAGCTGACCGACCTCGACGGGATCGTGTCGGACGCTTGGCAGTTCACCCAGTCGCGTCTTTCCTGA
- a CDS encoding DUF4192 domain-containing protein, producing MTTSTPPGISRATLRNPADLIASLPYLLGFRPADSLVLLGHRVPGTMIGLMLRADLPPRELQAAQADALIPRFANPEHNGVTVVLVGGSPDENGPPHREFLADLRRVLTRNNLRLFHALWAAEIEPGAPWSCYLDPDCSGVVPDPQETVIAAATTEAGFVVFRSREELAALLEPRSPDAIARRAELLASSPEPLYSPGMSQSDVLDAAATELRDAFLRQRRGAGPPDDDQAVRLAHALMFTPIRDACMALAVPPHTPLTREAEEVWLTLVRELPPPHRAEAALCLGYTALMRGEGALAGMALANAVEADPGHMVAELLQAAWNIGTDPAKLIGLADLSTAVDLGLSPPSEPGSAAEPGPPRGMR from the coding sequence GTGACCACCTCGACGCCGCCCGGCATCTCCCGGGCCACCCTCCGCAATCCGGCCGACCTCATCGCTTCCCTCCCGTACCTGCTGGGCTTCCGTCCCGCTGATTCCCTGGTGCTGCTGGGTCATCGCGTCCCCGGCACCATGATCGGCCTGATGCTGCGCGCCGACCTTCCGCCGCGAGAACTCCAAGCAGCGCAAGCGGATGCGCTGATCCCGCGCTTCGCCAACCCCGAGCACAACGGTGTCACCGTCGTCCTCGTCGGCGGCTCGCCTGACGAAAACGGTCCACCCCATAGGGAATTCCTAGCCGACCTTCGGCGGGTCCTGACTCGAAACAACCTCCGCTTGTTCCACGCGTTGTGGGCCGCCGAGATCGAACCCGGTGCGCCTTGGTCGTGCTATCTGGATCCGGACTGCAGCGGCGTTGTGCCCGATCCGCAGGAAACGGTCATCGCCGCCGCGACTACGGAGGCGGGTTTCGTCGTCTTTCGCAGCCGTGAAGAGCTAGCCGCCTTGCTGGAACCGCGTTCCCCGGACGCGATCGCTCGTCGCGCCGAACTGCTGGCGTCGTCCCCGGAACCGTTGTACAGCCCCGGAATGTCGCAAAGTGATGTCTTGGACGCTGCGGCGACCGAACTCCGCGACGCGTTCCTCCGCCAGCGCAGAGGTGCTGGCCCGCCCGACGACGACCAGGCCGTTCGGCTGGCTCACGCACTGATGTTCACCCCCATCCGTGACGCGTGCATGGCCCTTGCGGTCCCGCCGCATACGCCGCTGACCCGGGAGGCTGAGGAGGTGTGGCTGACGCTCGTCCGCGAATTGCCTCCGCCGCATCGCGCCGAGGCTGCGCTCTGTCTCGGGTACACCGCTTTGATGCGTGGGGAAGGCGCGTTGGCCGGGATGGCATTGGCGAACGCTGTCGAGGCCGATCCTGGCCATATGGTGGCGGAGTTGCTGCAGGCTGCCTGGAATATCGGCACGGACCCGGCGAAACTGATCGGCCTTGCCGACCTCAGTACGGCGGTGGATCTCGGGTTGTCTCCGCCTTCGGAACCGGGGAGTGCTGCCGAGCCGGGGCCGCCGAGGGGGATGCGATGA
- a CDS encoding M23 family metallopeptidase, with translation MSRLRRFAAVAAAVALPACGLTLAAQSAASAAPNFQAPFKCGVTVTAATFSGHNPANSVDFQKSGITGMPVLAAAPGTVTRVANEGSTSYGRWIELDHGGGWRTRYAHLSEQEVSVGQSVGQGKEIGKAGATGGVTGPHLHFEENLNGVTQKAVLNGVAVPYYGKKDFTSKNGCGGNPYSATQVCGSGFSVIDQQALGTAGTAYLLYNSSSKENCVTTLKAVSLGTASAVSTFLEVQGSTRATDSGNFTYYAGPVKKTAGSTCVKWGGSVGSSSYESPFEHCG, from the coding sequence ATGTCCAGATTGAGACGGTTCGCGGCGGTCGCGGCCGCGGTGGCCTTGCCCGCGTGCGGCCTGACGCTCGCCGCCCAGTCGGCGGCGTCCGCGGCCCCCAACTTCCAGGCGCCGTTCAAGTGCGGCGTCACGGTCACCGCGGCGACCTTCAGCGGCCACAACCCGGCCAACTCGGTCGACTTCCAGAAGTCCGGCATCACCGGCATGCCGGTGCTCGCGGCCGCGCCAGGGACGGTCACGCGCGTCGCGAACGAGGGCAGCACCAGCTACGGCCGCTGGATCGAGCTGGACCACGGCGGCGGCTGGCGGACCCGGTACGCGCACCTGTCCGAGCAGGAAGTCTCGGTGGGCCAGAGCGTCGGGCAGGGCAAGGAGATCGGCAAGGCGGGCGCGACCGGCGGGGTGACCGGACCGCACCTGCACTTCGAAGAGAACTTGAACGGCGTGACGCAGAAGGCCGTGCTGAACGGCGTCGCGGTGCCGTACTACGGCAAGAAGGACTTCACGAGCAAGAACGGCTGCGGCGGCAACCCGTACTCGGCGACGCAGGTATGCGGGTCGGGCTTCTCGGTGATCGACCAGCAGGCGCTGGGGACGGCGGGCACCGCGTACCTGCTGTACAACTCGTCCTCCAAAGAGAACTGCGTGACGACCCTGAAGGCGGTTTCGCTGGGGACTGCCAGCGCGGTTTCGACGTTCCTGGAGGTGCAGGGCTCGACCAGGGCTACGGACTCGGGGAACTTCACCTACTACGCGGGTCCGGTGAAGAAGACCGCCGGTTCGACGTGCGTCAAGTGGGGCGGTTCGGTCGGCTCTTCGTCGTACGAAAGCCCGTTCGAACACTGCGGCTGA
- a CDS encoding sensor histidine kinase, translated as MGTPAASLANARRRFEGADWVRWGVLAVPPLFAIPHARPWTWPLIGLVLVLSVPALWLTRESKPRWLMPATMIAVVAAAGALWIIQPSSWTSTTMFGAVFYTLRVSSRIAAAVALAVASAAILVWSIAYDLDWLNAVALFAILVVMVLLAVNRRGRAERLEQTELALARAQTASEEHARAAALAERARIARELHDVLAHSLAGLALNLQGARLMLVRDGASEESLAQIERAQKLATDGLAEARKAVAALREDAVPVERSVSDLLAAYRLDTGSRADLVIEGEPRELDAAVGTTLLRAVQEALANSRKHAGGPAVDVTVAFNKDEVDLTIIDHQGRRPPEPPSPGYGLRGMGERVALLNGKLECGPGEDGWRIQLTVPA; from the coding sequence ATGGGCACACCGGCGGCCTCGCTCGCCAACGCCCGGCGGCGGTTCGAGGGCGCCGACTGGGTGCGCTGGGGCGTGCTCGCCGTGCCGCCCCTGTTCGCGATCCCGCACGCGCGGCCGTGGACGTGGCCGCTGATCGGGCTGGTCCTCGTGCTCTCCGTCCCGGCGCTCTGGCTCACCCGCGAGTCGAAACCGCGCTGGCTGATGCCCGCGACCATGATCGCCGTGGTCGCGGCGGCGGGAGCGCTCTGGATCATCCAGCCGAGCAGCTGGACCTCGACGACGATGTTCGGCGCGGTCTTCTACACCCTGCGCGTGAGCAGCCGGATCGCGGCGGCTGTCGCGCTCGCCGTGGCTTCGGCGGCGATCCTCGTCTGGTCGATCGCCTACGACCTCGATTGGCTGAACGCGGTCGCCCTCTTCGCGATCCTCGTCGTGATGGTGCTGCTCGCCGTCAACCGCCGGGGTCGCGCGGAACGGCTGGAGCAGACCGAACTCGCGCTCGCCCGCGCCCAGACCGCCAGCGAGGAACACGCCCGCGCCGCCGCGCTCGCCGAACGCGCGCGCATCGCCCGCGAACTGCACGACGTCCTCGCGCACTCCCTCGCCGGTCTCGCGCTCAACCTTCAGGGCGCGCGCCTGATGCTGGTCCGCGACGGTGCGAGCGAAGAGTCTCTCGCACAGATAGAACGCGCGCAGAAGCTGGCGACAGACGGTCTCGCCGAAGCGCGCAAGGCGGTCGCCGCGCTGCGCGAAGACGCCGTACCCGTCGAGCGGTCGGTCTCAGACCTTCTCGCCGCGTACAGGCTCGACACCGGCTCTCGCGCCGACCTCGTGATCGAAGGCGAACCACGCGAGCTAGACGCAGCTGTCGGCACCACTCTCCTACGCGCCGTACAGGAAGCCCTCGCGAACTCGCGCAAACACGCGGGCGGCCCCGCCGTAGACGTCACGGTGGCCTTCAACAAAGACGAAGTCGACTTAACGATCATCGACCACCAGGGCCGCCGCCCGCCGGAGCCGCCGTCGCCGGGATACGGTTTGCGTGGCATGGGCGAACGGGTCGCGCTGTTGAACGGGAAGCTCGAATGCGGCCCTGGGGAGGACGGATGGCGGATTCAGCTGACAGTGCCGGCGTGA
- a CDS encoding response regulator encodes MTLRVVLADDQAVVREGLVTLLGLLPGVEVVGAAADGVRALELVAEHQPDVLLVDLRMPNRDGVETTELVRAQHPKTEVVVLTTYADDDSLLAALKAGARGFLTKDADADAIVRALRSAAAGQSTVDGALQQRLVAAATSRSPVRTKELEGLTAREVEVLRLIAAGLSNTEIARTLVVSEATVKTHVNHLFSKAGLRDRAQAVAFAYRAGIAE; translated from the coding sequence GTGACACTTCGCGTGGTGCTGGCCGACGACCAGGCAGTGGTGCGCGAAGGGCTCGTAACGCTGCTCGGGCTCCTGCCGGGCGTCGAGGTCGTAGGCGCGGCGGCAGACGGCGTACGGGCTCTCGAACTTGTCGCCGAGCACCAGCCAGACGTACTGCTCGTTGACCTGCGCATGCCGAACCGCGACGGCGTCGAGACGACCGAACTGGTCCGCGCGCAGCATCCGAAGACCGAGGTAGTCGTCCTCACCACGTACGCCGACGACGATTCCCTGCTCGCCGCGCTCAAAGCAGGTGCCCGCGGCTTCCTCACGAAGGACGCCGACGCCGACGCGATCGTCCGCGCGCTCCGTTCCGCGGCCGCCGGTCAGTCCACTGTGGACGGCGCGCTCCAGCAACGGCTGGTAGCGGCCGCGACAAGCCGCTCCCCCGTGCGCACGAAAGAACTCGAAGGCCTTACCGCGCGCGAAGTCGAGGTGTTGCGGCTGATCGCGGCCGGCCTGTCGAACACGGAGATCGCGCGCACCCTCGTGGTCAGCGAGGCGACGGTGAAGACGCACGTCAATCACCTGTTCTCCAAGGCGGGCCTGCGCGACCGCGCCCAAGCCGTCGCGTTCGCCTACCGCGCCGGGATCGCCGAGTAG
- a CDS encoding Xaa-Pro dipeptidyl-peptidase: MATLSVPAVAEAASPTGPVFTDGQAQPVFDPADVIREDVWVTAPVDSDHDGKPDLVHAQVVRPRATEMGMKVPVVYEASPYFAGGNDVPNHDVDTELYVPGPHVAAPIGWSYQNYFTARGFAVVYGESLGTGLSTGCPTTGDVNETIGARSVVDWLNGRAEAHDKAGAPVAATWSTGKTGMMGVSYNGTLPNAVASTGVEGLETIVPIAAISSWYGYYRNAGAVVAPGGYQGEDTDVLAGYVYSRADRQVCRPVLDGLTADQDRLTGDYSQFWDVRNYRDDVGKVHASVLAVHGLNDWNVKTEQVATWYEALKKHGVEHKIWLHQSGHADPISLRRDVWLTTLNKWMSHYLYGIDNGIEREPKATIQREDKSWVDEAEWPAPGTSDVELHPWPGGRSTGTLDRQPVPGRPTVETLADDASKKIEQLADAASSGNRLRYRTSAVTEPVRLSGTAKADLRLSFDRPAANVTAVLLDRAPDGTSHVISRGWTDPQNRVSPSVTSPITPGQRYRIEVSLMPKDYIVAAGHRLEFVLASSDHDFTLRPEPGTGLSLDLTGTTVTLPIVGGKQAFYSAIPAR, encoded by the coding sequence GTGGCCACGTTGTCCGTGCCCGCGGTCGCTGAAGCGGCTTCGCCGACAGGGCCGGTTTTCACCGATGGTCAAGCACAACCGGTCTTCGATCCGGCTGACGTCATCCGCGAAGACGTCTGGGTCACCGCGCCGGTCGACAGTGACCACGACGGCAAGCCTGACCTCGTACACGCGCAAGTGGTGCGTCCGCGCGCCACGGAGATGGGCATGAAGGTGCCTGTCGTGTACGAGGCGAGCCCGTACTTCGCGGGCGGCAACGACGTGCCGAACCACGACGTCGACACCGAGCTGTACGTGCCGGGTCCGCACGTCGCGGCACCGATCGGATGGAGCTACCAGAACTACTTCACCGCGCGCGGATTCGCTGTCGTGTACGGCGAATCCCTCGGCACCGGGCTGTCCACCGGCTGTCCGACGACCGGCGACGTGAACGAGACGATCGGCGCGCGTTCGGTGGTCGACTGGCTGAACGGCCGCGCTGAGGCGCACGACAAGGCCGGAGCGCCCGTCGCGGCGACCTGGAGCACGGGGAAGACCGGCATGATGGGCGTGTCCTACAACGGCACGCTGCCCAACGCGGTGGCGAGCACCGGGGTCGAAGGGCTCGAGACGATCGTGCCGATCGCCGCTATTTCGAGCTGGTACGGCTACTACCGCAACGCCGGCGCGGTCGTCGCTCCCGGCGGTTACCAGGGCGAGGACACGGACGTGCTCGCCGGCTATGTCTATTCGCGCGCTGACCGGCAGGTCTGCCGTCCGGTGCTCGACGGCCTCACCGCCGATCAGGACCGGCTGACCGGGGATTACAGCCAGTTCTGGGACGTGCGGAACTACCGCGACGACGTCGGCAAGGTGCACGCGTCGGTGCTCGCGGTGCACGGGCTGAACGACTGGAACGTGAAGACCGAGCAGGTCGCGACCTGGTACGAAGCGCTGAAGAAGCACGGCGTCGAGCACAAGATCTGGCTGCACCAGTCTGGCCACGCGGACCCGATTTCGCTGCGCCGCGACGTCTGGCTCACGACGCTGAACAAGTGGATGTCGCACTACCTCTACGGCATCGACAACGGCATCGAGCGCGAGCCGAAGGCGACGATCCAGCGCGAGGACAAGTCGTGGGTCGACGAGGCCGAATGGCCCGCGCCAGGCACTTCGGACGTCGAACTGCACCCGTGGCCGGGCGGACGTTCGACCGGGACGCTCGACCGGCAGCCGGTGCCCGGCCGTCCGACCGTCGAAACGCTGGCCGACGACGCGAGCAAGAAGATCGAACAGCTCGCCGACGCGGCGTCGTCCGGGAACCGCTTGCGCTACCGCACTTCCGCGGTCACTGAGCCGGTCCGGCTGTCCGGAACCGCGAAAGCTGACCTGCGGCTGTCGTTCGACCGCCCTGCCGCGAACGTCACCGCGGTGCTGCTGGACCGTGCGCCGGACGGCACTTCCCACGTGATCAGCCGGGGCTGGACGGATCCGCAGAACCGCGTCAGCCCGTCGGTCACGTCGCCGATCACGCCCGGACAGCGGTACCGCATCGAGGTTTCGCTGATGCCGAAGGACTACATCGTGGCCGCCGGGCATCGGCTGGAGTTCGTGCTGGCGTCCAGCGACCACGACTTCACGCTGCGCCCGGAGCCGGGCACCGGGCTGTCGCTTGACCTGACCGGGACGACGGTGACGCTGCCGATCGTCGGCGGGAAGCAGGCGTTCTACTCGGCGATCCCGGCGCGGTAG
- a CDS encoding DUF4139 domain-containing protein yields MDAPIVTVTVYPQNARVTRRCQVTPADGSRVEITGLPLSLDAASVRVSGAGDALVTGVDVAYAQHAAPADPTLRALVEQRRADQATVDEVADDESAAAARVDLLTGVSRRSGASFAKALAGGDAEPGRVQEVSEALSTQLAVALKERRALATRLERLREDLAALDRQIETRSAQSEQDSSTITVELESPATAEIELSYVVPGARWEPGYDVRVRGTDVTVTSYGLVSQHTGEDWPECELTLSTARPANTVVIPELQPWYLDRQQPERRSMVPPAPAAMAYGGAAPAGRDGFAAHLSAVEQGTTAVTYRPARPVAIPSGAQGHRTTLAQLDLTAELDYVTAPTQAAEAYLRAKVVNTAEHTLRAGRAAVFHEAEFVGSTQLELWAPGEELELALGVDDRIRVERELVKRSASKATFSTQRRREADYLTTVTNHSPREAVVAVLDQAPVSRDDSITVRDLRLNPEPVERTELGQFTWRLTIAPGASATVSLGYRVDVAKGVELSGWRE; encoded by the coding sequence ATGGACGCACCGATAGTCACGGTTACGGTCTATCCGCAGAACGCGCGCGTCACCCGTCGCTGTCAAGTCACTCCGGCTGACGGGTCCCGCGTAGAGATCACGGGGCTCCCCCTGTCGCTCGACGCTGCTTCGGTGCGCGTGAGCGGCGCGGGCGACGCCTTGGTAACTGGCGTCGACGTCGCGTACGCGCAGCACGCCGCGCCTGCCGACCCGACGCTGCGCGCGCTCGTGGAGCAGCGACGCGCGGACCAAGCGACTGTCGACGAGGTCGCGGACGACGAGAGCGCTGCTGCGGCACGCGTCGACCTGTTGACCGGAGTCTCGCGACGCAGCGGAGCAAGCTTCGCGAAGGCGTTGGCCGGAGGCGACGCAGAACCTGGGCGTGTCCAGGAAGTGAGCGAAGCGCTCAGCACGCAGTTAGCCGTGGCGCTCAAGGAACGTCGTGCGCTCGCGACGAGGCTGGAACGGCTGCGCGAAGACCTCGCCGCGTTAGACCGGCAGATCGAAACTCGCAGCGCACAGTCCGAACAGGACAGTTCGACGATCACCGTGGAACTGGAATCCCCTGCCACCGCCGAAATCGAACTGTCCTATGTGGTCCCCGGCGCGCGCTGGGAACCCGGATACGACGTCCGAGTACGCGGTACCGACGTCACGGTCACCTCGTACGGACTCGTCAGCCAGCACACCGGCGAGGACTGGCCGGAATGCGAGCTGACGCTGTCTACGGCCCGCCCGGCGAACACCGTTGTGATCCCGGAACTCCAGCCCTGGTACCTGGATCGGCAACAGCCCGAGCGACGGTCGATGGTGCCGCCCGCGCCCGCAGCGATGGCGTACGGCGGCGCAGCACCCGCCGGTCGAGACGGCTTCGCCGCGCACCTCTCCGCAGTAGAGCAAGGCACCACCGCGGTCACCTACCGCCCGGCGCGCCCGGTCGCGATCCCGTCCGGCGCACAAGGTCACCGGACGACGCTCGCGCAGCTAGACCTCACGGCCGAACTCGACTACGTGACCGCACCGACGCAGGCCGCGGAGGCCTACCTGCGCGCGAAGGTGGTCAACACCGCCGAGCACACGCTTCGCGCGGGTCGCGCCGCGGTGTTCCACGAGGCCGAATTCGTCGGCAGCACGCAGCTGGAGCTGTGGGCTCCCGGCGAAGAACTCGAACTCGCGCTGGGCGTCGACGACCGGATCCGCGTCGAACGCGAACTGGTCAAGCGCAGTGCCAGCAAGGCGACGTTCTCCACGCAACGCCGCCGCGAAGCCGACTACCTGACGACCGTGACCAACCACAGCCCGCGCGAAGCCGTGGTAGCCGTGCTCGACCAGGCCCCGGTCTCCCGGGACGACTCGATCACGGTGCGGGACCTGCGGCTGAATCCGGAACCGGTCGAGCGCACCGAACTGGGCCAGTTCACCTGGCGGCTCACGATCGCGCCCGGGGCGTCCGCCACGGTCTCGCTCGGCTACCGGGTGGACGTCGCGAAGGGCGTCGAACTCAGCGGCTGGCGCGAGTGA
- a CDS encoding CBS domain-containing protein, producing MRIADVLQRKGATVATVSPGTTVAELLAGLARHNVGAMVVVDAEGGIAGIVSERDVVRKLNDHGPSVLQGPVADIMTTMVASCTPDDPVDQLSVVMTERRIRHVPVLDGGRLAGIVSIGDVVKIRMEQLEQSQEQLEAYISQG from the coding sequence ATGCGGATTGCGGATGTGCTTCAGCGCAAGGGCGCGACGGTCGCCACAGTGTCGCCGGGGACGACGGTCGCCGAGCTGCTGGCGGGGCTCGCCCGGCACAACGTCGGCGCGATGGTCGTGGTGGACGCCGAAGGCGGGATCGCCGGGATCGTGTCCGAACGCGACGTCGTGCGCAAGCTCAACGACCACGGGCCTTCGGTCCTGCAGGGGCCGGTCGCGGACATCATGACCACCATGGTCGCCAGCTGCACCCCGGACGATCCGGTGGACCAGCTCAGCGTGGTGATGACCGAACGGCGGATCCGGCACGTGCCGGTGCTCGACGGCGGGCGCCTCGCCGGGATCGTGAGCATCGGCGACGTGGTGAAGATCCGGATGGAGCAGCTGGAGCAGAGCCAGGAACAGCTGGAGGCCTACATCTCCCAGGGCTGA